The Dehalococcoidales bacterium genomic sequence CCTGCCCCTTAGCCGCATCGCTAAGCTCACCGGCCAGCTTCACGACCATAGATTTACCCTGCCTGGACTTGGCCGAAGCAACCAGCCAGCGCAGAGCCAGGGAGAGGCTCCGTTCCGGCCGTACCTCTACCGGGACCTGATAGGTAGCGCCCCCGATACGGCGTGACTTAACCTCCAGTTGAGGAGTCGCATTTCTCACCGCCTGTTCCAGCACGGAGAGAGGAGCTTTGTCTTCCTGCTTTTCGATACTGGCCAGAGCACCATAAACAATCTTCTCCGCCGTGCTCTTCTTGCCATCCTTCATTACTCTGTTAATCAGCCTGGCTAAGACTACATTATGATAAACAGCATCGGCAGCTATCCCTTTGGTGGTGGCCCGACTCCGTCTTGACATTCTATCCTCCTGAGTACCTTAAGCCTTGACCCGCTTGGCGCCATACTTACTGCGGGCTTGCCGGCGATTCTCGACACCGGTGGTATCCAGTACCCCCCGGATAATATGATAACGCACGCCGGGCAGATCTTTAACACGCCCTCCATGGATGAGGACTACGGAGTGTTCCTGCAGCCTGTGGCCCTCACCGGGGATATAAGCGGTTACCTCCATGCCGTTGGACAGCCGTACCCGGGCTATCTTACGCAGCGCTGAATTGGGCTTCTTCGGGGTGGTCGTCTTTACCTGGATACAGACCCCGCGCTTCTGCGGAGAACCCTCACCCTGGACCATCCTGTTCTTCAACGCATTATAGGTGAAGCGCAACGCCGGCGTCTTACTTTTCTTCGAAGCCGCCCTACGCCCTTTTCGGATAAGCTGATTAATTGTTGGCAATTATCTCCTCCCCGTCTCACAATTGAAATGGATGAGCATAAGCTCATCCATCATCAGAACGACAGCTTGAAAATCAACTCTGTCATCCGTTTGCTGAACCGCCAAGTACCAAAGAGAAAGTCTATCACAGCTAAAGTAAACTGTCAACTCTTGGTAGGACGGGTCTTTGCTACAAGGCGTTTAGGGGCAATTCCTCTTTGAGGATATAACCAGGAATACATCATCTACTCTGGAGAGGAATCCCCGCTACTTTAGTATAATAGAATATACTAAGGGCATGCAACCGGATACGCCGGCGGCAGTATTTACCTGTGGTTGGCTACAATAGCTTCACTTCCCGGTCAAAATGTGCTATAATAATAATGATGTTTCTATCAGCAGATACCATGTTTTTTGTTTCAACACCAGCTAGCCATTCTATTCTCTCCCGAACTGTCTGTTCTTTACCGTACTGTTATCACAAGCAAAGGAGTAAGAGCGAGTAATG encodes the following:
- the rpsG gene encoding 30S ribosomal protein S7, producing the protein MSRRSRATTKGIAADAVYHNVVLARLINRVMKDGKKSTAEKIVYGALASIEKQEDKAPLSVLEQAVRNATPQLEVKSRRIGGATYQVPVEVRPERSLSLALRWLVASAKSRQGKSMVVKLAGELSDAAKGQGATVKKRDDTHRMAEANRAFAHYRW
- the rpsL gene encoding 30S ribosomal protein S12, with protein sequence MPTINQLIRKGRRAASKKSKTPALRFTYNALKNRMVQGEGSPQKRGVCIQVKTTTPKKPNSALRKIARVRLSNGMEVTAYIPGEGHRLQEHSVVLIHGGRVKDLPGVRYHIIRGVLDTTGVENRRQARSKYGAKRVKA